One stretch of Streptomyces agglomeratus DNA includes these proteins:
- the sepH gene encoding septation protein SepH: protein MPELRVVAVSNDGTRLVLKAADSTEYTLPIDERLRAAVRNDRARLGQIEIEVESHLRPRDIQARIRAGASAEEVAQHAGIPVDRVRRFEGPVLAERAFMAERARKTPVRRPGENTGTGPQLGEAVQERLLLRGADKETVLWDSWRRDDGTWEVLLVYRVAGEPHSASWTYDPPRRLVQAVDDEARSLIGETDDTSLAAAPEPSFPFVPRIARLPRDRPLDRALDRQLERPVAPSPDADDSPGGERDSLTSLLEAVPSFRGDMVVPERPAPPPEPPTTEPASVEEPEAEEPAASAASGAGAAYADVLMPRAVAGHRDRLTGTTDRQAEADGVRPGRRAAVPSWDEIVFGTRRKKQD from the coding sequence ATGCCCGAACTGCGTGTCGTGGCCGTCTCGAATGACGGCACACGACTGGTGCTGAAGGCTGCTGACAGCACGGAGTACACGCTTCCCATCGATGAGCGGCTGCGTGCCGCGGTGCGCAACGACCGCGCCCGTCTCGGCCAGATCGAGATCGAGGTGGAGAGCCACCTCCGGCCTCGGGACATCCAGGCGCGTATACGCGCCGGTGCCTCCGCCGAGGAGGTCGCCCAGCACGCAGGCATCCCCGTGGACCGGGTACGCCGCTTCGAAGGGCCCGTGCTCGCCGAGCGCGCCTTCATGGCCGAACGCGCCAGGAAGACCCCCGTACGCCGTCCCGGTGAGAACACCGGGACCGGACCGCAGCTCGGCGAGGCGGTGCAGGAGCGGCTGCTGCTGCGCGGCGCCGACAAGGAAACGGTCCTGTGGGACTCCTGGCGGCGCGACGACGGCACGTGGGAAGTGCTGCTGGTCTACCGCGTCGCGGGCGAGCCCCACTCCGCGAGCTGGACGTACGACCCGCCGCGGCGGCTCGTACAGGCTGTGGACGACGAGGCGCGCTCGCTGATCGGCGAGACCGACGACACCTCACTGGCGGCCGCGCCCGAGCCGAGCTTCCCGTTCGTACCGCGGATCGCGCGGCTGCCCCGGGACCGGCCGCTGGACCGCGCGCTCGACCGGCAGTTGGAGCGGCCCGTCGCGCCCTCGCCCGACGCGGACGACTCCCCCGGCGGTGAACGCGATTCGCTGACCAGCCTGCTGGAGGCGGTGCCGAGCTTCCGCGGCGACATGGTGGTGCCCGAGCGGCCCGCCCCGCCACCCGAGCCGCCAACGACCGAACCCGCGTCGGTGGAGGAACCGGAGGCCGAGGAGCCGGCGGCGTCCGCCGCTTCCGGAGCGGGTGCGGCATACGCCGATGTGCTCATGCCGCGCGCCGTCGCCGGGCATCGGGACCGGCTCACCGGCACGACGGACCGCCAGGCCGAGGCCGACGGCGTGCGGCCCGGGCGGCGGGCGGCCGTACCGAGCTGGGACGAGATCGTCTTCGGTACGCGCCGCAAGAAGCAGGACTAG
- a CDS encoding sensor histidine kinase has product MTATPAPPGAPPKPTWDPRGPEPSFPWLRPTIRIRLTLLYGGMFLIAGILLLSIIYLLAAQALAVGSDLPFKIVSGSVESAVCSNLQELPSRPTPEQFNAAMSACVNHQRQQALDELLSRSLLALLGLSVIAFAFGYAMAGRVLSPLGRITRTARRVAGTDLTRRIELDGPDDELKELADTFDEMLDRLERAFTAQQRFVGNASHELRTPLAINRTLLEVHLSDPGAPLELQQLGKTLLATNERSEQLVEGLLLLASSENQIVERKPVDLAEVASRAIDQAHGEAAAKGVEIRGERAPAVVQGNGVLLERIALNLVQNAVRYNVPEDGWVEVTTEVQHGQALLVVSNAGPVVPAYEIDNLFEPFRRLRTERTGSDKGVGLGLSIARSVARAHGGRIIAEPREGGGLVMRVTLPV; this is encoded by the coding sequence ATGACCGCTACCCCGGCGCCACCCGGCGCGCCCCCGAAACCCACCTGGGACCCCAGGGGACCTGAACCCTCGTTCCCCTGGCTCCGCCCCACCATCCGGATACGTCTCACCCTGCTCTACGGCGGGATGTTCCTGATCGCCGGCATCCTGCTGCTCTCGATCATCTACCTGCTGGCCGCCCAGGCACTCGCGGTCGGCAGCGACCTGCCCTTCAAGATCGTGAGCGGTAGCGTCGAGAGCGCGGTGTGCAGCAACCTCCAGGAGCTGCCCAGCCGCCCCACGCCCGAGCAGTTCAACGCGGCGATGAGCGCCTGCGTCAACCACCAGCGCCAGCAGGCGCTCGACGAGCTGCTCAGCCGCTCGCTCCTCGCCCTGCTCGGGCTCAGCGTCATCGCGTTCGCCTTCGGGTACGCGATGGCCGGCCGCGTCCTCTCGCCGCTCGGCAGGATCACGCGTACGGCGCGCAGGGTGGCCGGCACCGACCTGACCCGGCGGATCGAGCTGGACGGTCCGGACGACGAGCTCAAGGAGCTCGCCGACACCTTCGACGAGATGCTCGACCGGCTGGAGCGGGCGTTCACCGCGCAGCAGCGGTTCGTGGGCAACGCGTCGCACGAGCTGCGCACGCCGCTCGCGATCAACCGGACGCTGCTGGAGGTCCACCTGTCGGACCCCGGCGCCCCTCTGGAGCTCCAGCAGCTCGGCAAGACGCTGCTGGCCACCAACGAGCGCAGCGAGCAGCTCGTGGAGGGCCTGCTGCTGCTCGCCAGCAGCGAGAACCAGATCGTCGAGCGCAAGCCGGTGGACCTGGCCGAGGTGGCCTCGCGCGCCATCGACCAGGCACACGGCGAGGCGGCGGCGAAGGGCGTGGAGATCCGCGGCGAGCGCGCGCCCGCCGTCGTCCAGGGCAATGGCGTCCTGCTGGAGCGGATCGCGCTTAACCTGGTGCAGAACGCCGTGCGGTACAACGTCCCCGAGGACGGCTGGGTCGAGGTCACCACCGAGGTCCAGCACGGGCAGGCACTCCTGGTCGTCTCGAACGCGGGTCCAGTGGTTCCCGCGTACGAGATCGACAACCTCTTCGAGCCGTTCAGGCGCCTGCGTACGGAGCGCACCGGCAGCGACAAGGGCGTGGGTCTCGGCCTCTCCATCGCGCGCAGCGTCGCGCGAGCCCACGGAGGCCGTATCATCGCGGAGCCCCGAGAGGGCGGCGGCCTCGTGATGCGTGTCACGCTCCCGGTCTGA
- a CDS encoding sulfurtransferase yields MNAIITAAELADELAGDRPPVLLDVRYQMGGPHGRAAYEEGHIPGAVFVDLEAELADPPGPGGRHPLPGVETFGAVMRRAGVRGDTPVVVYDGGQGWAAARAWWMLRWTGHPDVRVLDGGLAVWTGPVESDVPEPAPGDFRPVPGAVPLLDADGAAALARTGLLLDARAAERYRGEVEPIDPVAGHIPGAVSAPTTENVGPDGRLLPASELAARFKSLGAGEDRPVGVYCGSGVSAAQQVLALDVAGIPAALYVGSWSEWITDTSRPVATGAEPR; encoded by the coding sequence ATGAATGCCATCATCACCGCAGCCGAACTCGCCGACGAGCTGGCCGGGGACCGTCCTCCGGTCCTGCTGGACGTCCGCTATCAGATGGGCGGACCGCACGGCCGCGCAGCGTACGAGGAAGGCCACATCCCCGGAGCCGTCTTCGTCGACCTCGAAGCGGAACTCGCCGATCCGCCCGGTCCCGGTGGCCGTCACCCGCTCCCCGGTGTCGAGACCTTCGGCGCCGTCATGCGCCGCGCGGGCGTGCGCGGGGACACCCCGGTGGTCGTGTACGACGGCGGGCAGGGCTGGGCCGCGGCACGCGCCTGGTGGATGCTGCGCTGGACCGGCCACCCCGACGTACGGGTGCTGGACGGCGGTCTCGCGGTGTGGACCGGCCCGGTCGAGTCGGACGTACCCGAACCGGCTCCCGGCGATTTCCGGCCAGTTCCCGGCGCCGTACCCCTTCTTGACGCCGACGGCGCGGCCGCACTGGCCCGCACCGGACTGCTGCTCGACGCGCGGGCGGCGGAGCGCTACCGGGGCGAGGTGGAGCCGATCGACCCGGTGGCCGGTCACATCCCGGGCGCGGTCTCGGCCCCCACCACGGAGAACGTCGGGCCCGACGGCCGTCTGCTCCCGGCGTCCGAGCTGGCTGCCCGCTTCAAGTCGCTCGGCGCGGGCGAGGACCGGCCGGTCGGCGTCTATTGCGGCTCCGGCGTCTCCGCGGCGCAGCAGGTGCTGGCCCTGGACGTCGCGGGCATCCCGGCGGCGCTGTACGTCGGCTCGTGGTCGGAGTGGATCACCGACACGTCCCGCCCCGTGGCCACCGGAGCCGAACCCCGGTAA
- a CDS encoding D-arabinono-1,4-lactone oxidase: MAGTSRTASRTASTWRNWAGNVTARPVREVTPASAEELAEAVRRAAADSLKVKAVGTGHSFTSVAATDGVLIRPDLLTGIRRIDRAAGTVTVEAGTPLKRLNVALAREGLSLTNMGDIMEQTVAGATSTGTHGTGRDSAATAAQILALELVLADGSLLTCSEKENADVFAAARVGLGALGVVTAITFAVEPVFLLTAREEPMTFDRVTADFEALYAENEHFEFYWFPHTGNCNTKRNNRSAGPAAPPGKLGAWVEDELLSNGVFQVACAVGRVLPRTVPAIAKISSRALSARTYTDIPYKVFTSPRRVRFMEMEYAVPREAAVAALREVRTLIERSPLRVSFPVEVRTAPADDITLSTASGRETAYIAVHMYRGTPYQAYFTAVERIMTAHGGRPHWGKVHTRDAEYLAGVYPRFAEFTALRDRLDPQRLFGNDYLRRVLGE, encoded by the coding sequence ATGGCCGGCACATCGAGGACGGCGTCCAGGACGGCGAGCACGTGGCGTAACTGGGCGGGGAACGTCACCGCCCGCCCGGTGCGGGAAGTGACCCCCGCCTCGGCCGAGGAACTGGCCGAGGCCGTGCGCCGGGCCGCGGCGGACAGCCTGAAGGTGAAGGCGGTGGGCACCGGCCACTCCTTCACGTCGGTCGCCGCGACCGACGGTGTGCTGATACGGCCCGACCTGCTGACCGGTATCCGCCGGATCGACCGGGCGGCCGGGACCGTGACCGTGGAAGCCGGCACTCCGCTCAAGCGCCTGAACGTGGCGCTCGCCCGGGAGGGCCTGTCGCTCACCAACATGGGCGACATCATGGAGCAGACGGTCGCCGGCGCGACCAGTACCGGGACGCACGGCACGGGCCGCGACTCGGCGGCGACGGCCGCGCAGATCCTCGCGCTGGAGCTGGTTCTGGCGGACGGATCGCTGCTGACGTGCTCCGAGAAGGAGAATGCCGACGTCTTCGCGGCGGCCAGGGTGGGGCTCGGCGCGCTGGGCGTCGTCACGGCGATCACCTTCGCCGTCGAGCCGGTCTTCCTGCTGACGGCGCGCGAGGAGCCGATGACGTTCGACCGCGTCACGGCCGACTTCGAGGCGCTGTACGCGGAGAACGAGCACTTCGAGTTCTACTGGTTCCCGCACACCGGCAACTGCAACACCAAACGCAACAATCGCAGCGCCGGCCCCGCCGCCCCGCCCGGAAAGCTCGGCGCCTGGGTCGAGGACGAGCTGCTGTCCAACGGTGTCTTCCAGGTGGCGTGCGCCGTGGGCCGGGTCCTTCCCCGGACCGTCCCCGCGATCGCGAAGATCTCCAGCCGCGCGCTGTCCGCCCGTACGTACACGGACATCCCCTACAAGGTCTTCACAAGTCCGCGCCGGGTGCGCTTCATGGAGATGGAGTACGCCGTCCCGCGCGAGGCCGCGGTGGCGGCGCTGCGTGAGGTGAGGACGCTGATCGAGCGCTCGCCGCTTCGCGTCAGCTTCCCGGTGGAGGTCCGCACGGCCCCGGCGGACGACATCACGCTCTCCACGGCGTCGGGGAGGGAGACGGCGTACATCGCCGTGCACATGTACCGGGGGACGCCGTACCAGGCGTACTTCACCGCCGTGGAGCGGATCATGACCGCGCACGGCGGGCGGCCGCACTGGGGCAAGGTGCACACCCGTGACGCGGAGTACCTGGCCGGGGTCTACCCGCGCTTCGCCGAGTTCACGGCGCTGCGCGACCGGCTGGACCCGCAGCGCCTCTTCGGCAACGACTACCTGCGCCGGGTCCTGGGCGAATAG
- a CDS encoding inositol monophosphatase family protein — protein MTDPLLSELLELAVEAARRAGALLRDGRPADLGVAATKSSPIDIVTEMDIAAEKLITGFLAEHRPEDGVLGEEGASSEGTSGVRWVIDPLDGTVNYLYGLPTWAVSVAAERGGETVVGVVEAPMRGETYQAVLGGGAYADGKALAVRPSPPLDQALVSTGFNYVTAVRSHQADVAQRLIPRLRDIRRSGSAAVDLCDVAAGRLDGYYERGLRPWDWAAGCLIAREAGAVTGGRPGRRPSGELTVAASPGVFEPLQALLEDFGAWHD, from the coding sequence GTGACCGATCCCCTCTTGTCCGAACTGCTCGAACTCGCCGTGGAGGCCGCGCGGCGGGCCGGTGCGCTGCTGCGGGACGGGCGGCCCGCCGATCTCGGTGTGGCCGCCACCAAGTCCAGCCCCATCGACATCGTCACCGAGATGGACATCGCCGCCGAGAAGCTGATCACCGGCTTCCTCGCCGAACACCGGCCCGAGGACGGGGTCCTGGGGGAGGAGGGCGCGAGCAGCGAGGGAACGAGCGGCGTGCGGTGGGTGATCGACCCGCTCGACGGCACCGTCAACTACCTGTACGGGCTGCCCACTTGGGCGGTGTCCGTCGCGGCCGAACGCGGCGGCGAGACGGTGGTCGGCGTCGTGGAGGCGCCGATGCGGGGCGAGACGTACCAGGCGGTACTGGGCGGCGGCGCGTACGCCGACGGCAAGGCGCTCGCGGTGCGGCCGTCGCCGCCGCTCGACCAGGCGCTGGTGTCGACCGGCTTCAACTACGTCACGGCGGTGCGCAGCCACCAGGCGGACGTCGCGCAGCGGCTGATTCCCAGGCTGCGGGACATCCGGCGGAGCGGGTCGGCGGCGGTCGATCTGTGCGATGTGGCCGCGGGGCGGCTGGACGGGTACTACGAGCGTGGGCTCAGGCCGTGGGACTGGGCCGCGGGGTGCCTGATCGCGCGGGAGGCGGGCGCGGTGACCGGCGGGCGGCCCGGCCGGCGTCCTTCCGGCGAGCTGACCGTCGCGGCCTCGCCCGGGGTCTTCGAGCCGCTCCAGGCGCTGCTGGAGGATTTCGGAGCCTGGCACGACTAG
- a CDS encoding ferrochelatase: MPDQRDPAPYDALLLLSFGGPEGPDDVVPFLENVTRGRGIPKERLKEVGQHYFLFGGVSPINAQNRALIESLRTDFAQHGLDGLPVYWGNRNWAPYLVDTLREMAADGRRRIAVLATSAYASYSGCRQYRENLADALATLEAEGIEPPRVDKLRHYFNHPGFVRPMVDGVVKSLAELDESVRAGAHLAFTTHSIPTAAADTAGPVEAHGDGGAYVAEHLDVARVIAEAVREETGVAHPWQLVYQSRSGAPHIPWLEPDICDHLEERHAAGVPAVVMVPIGFVSDHMEVLYDLDTEATAKAAELGLPIRRSATVGADPRFAAAVRDLLLERAAAERGLAVERCALGSLGASHDLCPVGCCPARAPRPAAAGADSPYA; the protein is encoded by the coding sequence ATGCCTGATCAGCGCGATCCCGCCCCTTACGACGCCCTGCTGCTTCTCTCCTTCGGCGGCCCCGAAGGCCCGGACGACGTGGTCCCGTTCCTGGAGAACGTCACCCGTGGCCGCGGCATCCCCAAGGAGCGGCTCAAGGAGGTGGGGCAGCACTACTTCCTGTTCGGCGGAGTCAGCCCGATCAACGCGCAGAACCGCGCGCTCATCGAGTCCCTGCGCACGGACTTCGCCCAGCACGGTCTGGACGGCCTGCCGGTCTACTGGGGCAACCGCAACTGGGCGCCGTACCTGGTGGACACCCTGCGCGAGATGGCCGCGGACGGTCGACGGCGGATCGCCGTGCTGGCCACAAGTGCGTACGCCTCGTACTCCGGCTGCCGCCAGTACCGCGAGAACCTCGCCGACGCGCTCGCCACGCTGGAGGCCGAGGGGATCGAGCCGCCGCGCGTCGACAAGCTGCGGCACTACTTCAACCACCCGGGCTTCGTACGCCCCATGGTCGACGGGGTCGTCAAGTCCCTGGCGGAGCTGGACGAGAGCGTACGGGCGGGGGCGCACCTCGCCTTCACGACGCACTCGATCCCCACCGCTGCGGCGGACACGGCCGGACCCGTGGAGGCACACGGTGACGGCGGGGCGTACGTCGCCGAGCACCTGGACGTCGCACGGGTGATCGCCGAGGCCGTGCGCGAGGAGACCGGTGTCGCGCACCCCTGGCAGCTCGTCTACCAGTCGCGCAGCGGGGCCCCGCACATCCCGTGGCTGGAGCCGGACATCTGCGACCACCTGGAGGAGCGGCACGCGGCGGGCGTGCCCGCCGTCGTGATGGTCCCGATCGGCTTCGTCTCGGACCACATGGAGGTGCTGTACGACCTCGACACCGAGGCCACCGCCAAGGCGGCCGAACTGGGCCTGCCCATCCGGCGGTCCGCGACCGTGGGCGCCGACCCGCGCTTCGCCGCGGCCGTGCGCGACCTCCTGCTGGAGCGCGCGGCCGCCGAGCGGGGGCTCGCGGTGGAGCGGTGCGCGCTGGGGTCGCTGGGCGCGAGCCACGACCTCTGCCCGGTCGGGTGCTGCCCGGCCCGCGCTCCCAGGCCGGCGGCCGCGGGAGCCGACAGTCCGTACGCCTGA
- a CDS encoding thymidine kinase translates to MPELVFFSGTMDCGKSTLALQIEHNRSTRGLQGMIFTRDDRAGEGKLSSRLGLVTDAVEAAEGFDFYAYLVAHLSQGNRADYVIVDEAQFLAGEQIDQLARVVDDLELDVFAFGITTDFRSKLFPGSQRLVELADRVEVLQVEALCWCGARATHNARTIGGEMVVEGAQVVVGDVNQSPDEVGYEVLCRRHHRRRMTAAAAHAGALSPDVLPVDPSSLTDTVSRPPSSRS, encoded by the coding sequence ATGCCCGAGCTGGTGTTCTTCTCCGGAACGATGGACTGCGGAAAGAGCACCCTCGCTCTTCAGATCGAGCACAACCGGTCGACCCGCGGCCTCCAGGGCATGATCTTCACGCGTGACGACCGGGCGGGTGAGGGCAAGCTCTCCTCCCGCCTCGGCCTGGTCACCGACGCCGTCGAGGCCGCCGAGGGCTTCGACTTCTACGCGTACCTCGTCGCCCATCTCTCCCAGGGCAACCGCGCCGACTACGTGATCGTGGACGAGGCGCAGTTCCTCGCCGGCGAGCAGATCGACCAGCTCGCCCGCGTCGTCGACGACCTGGAACTCGACGTCTTCGCCTTCGGCATCACCACCGACTTCCGCTCCAAGCTCTTCCCCGGCTCGCAGCGCCTGGTCGAACTCGCCGACCGGGTCGAGGTCCTCCAGGTGGAGGCGCTGTGCTGGTGCGGCGCCCGGGCCACGCACAACGCCCGCACGATCGGCGGCGAGATGGTCGTCGAGGGCGCCCAGGTCGTCGTGGGTGACGTCAACCAGTCACCGGACGAGGTCGGTTACGAGGTGCTGTGCCGCCGCCACCACCGGCGCCGGATGACGGCCGCCGCCGCGCACGCCGGGGCCCTGTCGCCCGACGTGCTGCCCGTCGACCCGTCCTCCCTCACCGACACCGTCAGCCGGCCGCCGTCGTCACGATCGTGA
- a CDS encoding DUF3093 domain-containing protein yields MQPSAPQYAERLTAPRSWWIIAGLLGIAGGLMLLPLGLLPMLGGLVAAGALAAAGVSAYGSQRIRVVGDALIAGDARIPLSALGEAEVLDAEEARAWRSYKADTRAHMLLRSYIPGALRVEVTDPDDPTPYVYLSTRDPEGLAAALAAVRAA; encoded by the coding sequence ATGCAGCCTTCCGCCCCGCAGTACGCAGAACGCCTGACCGCACCCCGCTCCTGGTGGATCATCGCCGGGCTCCTCGGCATCGCGGGCGGGCTGATGCTGCTGCCCCTGGGACTTCTGCCGATGCTGGGCGGGCTCGTCGCGGCCGGTGCGCTGGCCGCCGCGGGCGTGAGTGCGTACGGCTCCCAGCGGATCCGGGTGGTCGGGGACGCGCTGATCGCCGGGGACGCCCGCATCCCGCTCTCCGCGCTCGGCGAGGCCGAGGTGCTGGACGCCGAAGAGGCCCGCGCCTGGCGCTCGTACAAGGCCGATACGCGCGCCCACATGCTGCTGCGCAGCTACATCCCGGGGGCGCTGCGCGTCGAGGTCACCGACCCGGACGACCCGACGCCGTACGTCTACCTCTCGACGCGCGATCCCGAGGGCCTGGCCGCGGCTCTCGCGGCCGTACGGGCGGCCTAG
- a CDS encoding DUF4193 domain-containing protein — translation MATDYDTPRKTDDDVDSDSLEELKARRSDKTASAVDVDEFEAAEGLELPGADLSNEELAVRVLPKQADEFTCMSCFLVHHRSQLAREKNGQPICRDCD, via the coding sequence GTGGCAACGGATTACGACACCCCACGCAAGACCGATGACGACGTCGATTCCGACAGCCTTGAAGAGCTCAAGGCACGGCGGAGCGACAAGACGGCATCGGCCGTTGACGTGGACGAATTCGAGGCGGCGGAAGGGCTTGAACTGCCCGGCGCCGACCTGTCCAACGAAGAGCTCGCCGTTCGCGTCCTGCCCAAGCAGGCCGACGAGTTCACCTGCATGAGTTGCTTCCTGGTGCACCACCGCAGCCAGCTGGCCAGGGAGAAGAACGGCCAGCCGATCTGCCGCGACTGCGACTAG
- a CDS encoding VOC family protein: protein MTEAATRRRTPGAPCWVSLMVHGLATTQEFYGALFGWEFQPGPQQLGPYVRAMLDGKEIAGIGQLPPDRHLPIAWTPYFATEDADVTAESIRSHGGTVGVGPLDAGDAGRMAIGSDPAGAVFGVWQAAAHLGTALAGTHGTPVWNELMTRETSMVGKFYAAVFGFEVEAESSADFDRLTLRLDGRPVASARGVGQALPRDRGAHWMTYFEVGDTDESARVLTELGGHVLRPPHDTATGRTACVSDPEGAVFTIVTTAAG, encoded by the coding sequence ATGACGGAGGCAGCGACCCGGCGGCGAACGCCCGGTGCGCCCTGCTGGGTGAGCCTGATGGTGCACGGCCTGGCCACCACCCAGGAATTCTACGGAGCGCTGTTCGGCTGGGAGTTCCAGCCGGGACCGCAGCAGCTCGGTCCCTACGTACGGGCCATGCTCGACGGGAAGGAGATCGCCGGCATCGGGCAACTGCCGCCCGACCGGCACCTGCCCATCGCCTGGACGCCGTACTTCGCCACCGAGGACGCCGATGTGACGGCCGAGTCGATCAGGAGCCACGGCGGCACCGTCGGCGTCGGGCCGCTCGACGCGGGCGACGCCGGGCGGATGGCGATCGGCTCCGACCCGGCGGGCGCGGTCTTCGGCGTCTGGCAGGCCGCGGCCCATCTGGGGACGGCGCTCGCCGGCACCCACGGCACGCCCGTCTGGAACGAGCTGATGACACGTGAGACGTCGATGGTCGGCAAGTTCTACGCGGCTGTCTTCGGCTTCGAGGTGGAGGCGGAGAGCTCTGCCGACTTCGACCGCCTGACGCTCCGCCTCGACGGTCGCCCGGTGGCCTCCGCGCGGGGCGTGGGCCAGGCGCTACCGCGCGACCGGGGCGCGCACTGGATGACGTACTTCGAGGTCGGCGACACCGACGAGTCGGCCCGCGTGCTGACGGAACTCGGCGGGCACGTGCTGCGGCCGCCCCACGACACGGCCACCGGCCGGACGGCGTGCGTCTCGGACCCGGAGGGCGCGGTGTTCACGATCGTGACGACGGCGGCCGGCTGA
- a CDS encoding MFS transporter yields MPSPYRAIFAAPGTKAFSVAGFFGRIPISMMGIGIVTMISQITGRYGLAGALSATLAMSAAVMGPQISRYVDRYGQRRVLRPATVVAAAAVAGLLICAQQGAPDWTLFVFSAGAGCVPSVGSMVRARWAEIYRGSPRELHTAYSWESIADEVCFIFGPIISIGLSTSWFPEAGPLLAVVFLVVGVFWLTAQRGTEPVPHPRDEHTGGSALASRGLQVLVATFVAVGAIFGSIDVVTVAFAEEQGHKAAASLVLAVYALGSCLAGAVFGLLHLKGRASTRWLLGVCAMAVSMIPLLLAGNLPLLAVALFVAGLSIAPTMVTTMALIEQHVPRTKLTEGMTWTGTGLAVGVALGSSAAGWVVDAAGADAGYAVPVAAGVLAALVAFLGYRRLRTPAPTRGGHGKDGRHIEDGVQDGEHVA; encoded by the coding sequence TTGCCCAGTCCCTACCGCGCGATCTTCGCCGCCCCAGGCACCAAGGCGTTCTCCGTCGCCGGGTTCTTCGGCCGGATACCGATTTCCATGATGGGCATCGGCATCGTCACCATGATTTCGCAGATCACCGGCCGGTACGGGCTGGCGGGCGCCCTTTCGGCGACCCTCGCCATGTCGGCGGCCGTGATGGGCCCGCAGATATCGCGTTACGTCGACCGGTACGGGCAGCGCCGTGTCCTGCGCCCCGCCACCGTGGTCGCGGCGGCGGCGGTCGCGGGGCTGCTGATCTGTGCCCAGCAGGGCGCGCCCGACTGGACCCTTTTCGTGTTCTCGGCGGGCGCCGGCTGCGTGCCCAGCGTCGGCTCGATGGTCCGGGCCCGCTGGGCCGAGATCTACCGGGGCTCGCCGCGCGAACTGCACACGGCGTACTCGTGGGAGTCGATCGCCGACGAGGTCTGCTTCATCTTCGGCCCGATCATCTCCATCGGTCTGTCGACCTCGTGGTTCCCGGAGGCCGGTCCGCTGCTCGCGGTGGTCTTCCTGGTCGTCGGCGTGTTCTGGCTGACCGCCCAGCGGGGCACCGAGCCCGTCCCGCATCCGCGCGACGAGCACACCGGCGGCTCCGCGCTGGCCTCCCGGGGGCTCCAGGTGCTGGTGGCCACCTTCGTGGCCGTCGGGGCGATCTTCGGGTCGATCGACGTGGTGACGGTGGCGTTCGCCGAGGAGCAGGGCCACAAGGCGGCGGCCAGCCTCGTCCTGGCCGTGTACGCGCTCGGGTCCTGTCTCGCGGGAGCCGTGTTCGGGCTGCTGCATCTCAAGGGGCGGGCATCCACCAGGTGGCTGCTGGGCGTCTGCGCGATGGCCGTGAGTATGATCCCCCTCCTACTGGCCGGGAACCTGCCGTTGCTGGCCGTGGCGCTCTTTGTCGCGGGCCTGTCCATCGCACCCACGATGGTGACCACCATGGCTCTCATCGAGCAGCACGTACCGCGCACCAAACTGACCGAGGGCATGACCTGGACGGGAACCGGGCTCGCCGTCGGCGTCGCTCTCGGTTCCTCGGCCGCAGGCTGGGTGGTCGACGCGGCGGGGGCGGACGCGGGGTACGCGGTGCCGGTCGCGGCGGGAGTTCTCGCGGCCCTGGTGGCGTTCCTGGGGTATCGCCGGCTTCGCACGCCGGCACCGACGCGGGGAGGGCACGGGAAAGATGGCCGGCACATCGAGGACGGCGTCCAGGACGGCGAGCACGTGGCGTAA
- a CDS encoding response regulator transcription factor, with amino-acid sequence MRVLVVEDEQLLADAVATGLRREAMAVDVVYDGAAALERIGVNDYDVVVLDRDLPLVHGDDVCRKIVELGMPTRVLMLTASGDVSDRVEGLEIGADDYLPKPFAFSELTARVRALGRRTTVALPPVLERSGIKLDPNRREVFRDGQEIQLAPKEFAVLEVLMRSEGAVVSAEQLLEKAWDENTDPFTNVVRVTVMTLRRKLGEPPVIVTVPGSGYRI; translated from the coding sequence GTGCGCGTACTCGTCGTCGAGGACGAGCAGCTGCTCGCCGATGCGGTGGCCACCGGACTGCGCCGGGAGGCCATGGCCGTCGACGTCGTGTACGACGGAGCGGCCGCCCTGGAGCGCATCGGGGTGAACGACTACGACGTCGTCGTGCTCGACCGTGACCTCCCGCTAGTCCACGGAGACGACGTCTGCCGGAAGATCGTCGAGCTGGGCATGCCCACCCGGGTCCTGATGCTCACCGCCTCCGGTGACGTCAGCGACCGCGTGGAGGGCCTGGAGATCGGCGCCGACGACTACCTCCCCAAGCCCTTCGCCTTCAGCGAGCTCACCGCGCGCGTACGGGCCCTCGGGCGCCGTACGACCGTGGCCCTGCCGCCCGTCCTGGAGCGCTCCGGCATCAAGCTCGACCCGAACCGCCGTGAGGTCTTCCGCGACGGCCAGGAGATCCAGCTCGCGCCGAAGGAGTTCGCGGTACTGGAGGTGCTGATGCGCAGCGAAGGCGCTGTCGTGTCGGCCGAGCAGCTCCTCGAAAAAGCCTGGGACGAGAACACCGACCCGTTCACCAACGTCGTCCGCGTCACGGTCATGACACTGCGCCGCAAGCTGGGTGAGCCCCCGGTCATCGTCACGGTGCCCGGCTCCGGCTACCGGATCTGA